In the Rhododendron vialii isolate Sample 1 chromosome 2a, ASM3025357v1 genome, TTCGCCGTTGCTTAAAAAAGGGCATCACAACCTTGTAATCAACCGGATACGAGACATAACCCAACCCAGGTGGATAAAAGACATCCACCGAAGAGTATTGAGGAAAAGGGGAAGGAAAAGCGGAAGGCAGTTCTTTCCATTCACTAGTAGATGGATTAAATAAGAAGTTGACAAAACCTTCATCGGAAACTAGAACCAGACCATTACAAGAGCTCACTGACCTAGAGTCGACGCTCATGTGGTTGAAGGGAGGATGATCAAGCCTTTCAGGGGTCAGGTTCGCGTCGGAGAAATCTAGGGAGTAGAGATCGAAAGAGCTGGTAAAGAGAATGGCTTTACGTGGGCGGTGGGTGGCTTTGGTTCGATTGAGACGGGTTTGAGCGAAATGAGGGGaagaaattagggttttccATGAGGGAGAAACGCATTTGAATCGGGAGAGAGATTTGAAGGGTAGTCGAGAGAGTATGACGGTGATGATTTCCTGGGGAAGGGCTCCGCCGTCGGACATGGTCTCCGGACGTGAGGTTTTTGGGTGATTGCGTAAAGCTATGGCAGAAGAGAAGGGAAGGATGTGTGGCTAGTGACGTTTTTGGGTAATGgagactttttgtttttttgttttttgtttgatcatGCAAAGAAGTGGAGTTTGCTAGTGTAATTATTATCAAAAATATACTcatacaacaattcaaaaaCAATACTAAACataacctctcacatacatgtgggctccacatacTATtatgtgtgggctccacatgtatgtgagaggttgtgtgaGTTGTTGCGTTTGGATCGTTGTGTGAGTAACATTGTTGAATTATTGTTCCGTAGACCCATCGCATCGTGAAATTAATGATCGTGCACGTTAGGGCTGTAAACCGgccaaaaatttgagtttgagccCGGCTCGAATTTTAACGAGctgagcttagtcatttactaaatgagtttttttaatcgagccgaatTTTTGTCAAACGAGTCAAGTTGACTCGTTTACTAGATGAGCCAAAAATtgaagctcgagctcgactcgtttacttAATGAGTCAAGCTGAGCCAAGAGTTAACCATCCGACTGAGCTTGCGAACTGTTCATGTGGACTCAAGTGCAATCTGAACGAAATTGTGTCTGGAATTATGTTTAACGATTGTGTTGATAgcattgctattttttttttttttggttacttgCCAAGTAGTGCTCCAAGACTCTACTACGGGCGCTATGTAAATACAGAGTATGTGGTTTTGGGGAGCTATGAGATACCAATGCCAAAGAgtattggataatttttctttatgagATTCAAAGTGATCATGTCCGACGACAATTAAACAATAACCCCTTCTTccttgttggaaaaaaaaaaaagggagattttcattttaaataaaatcaaATTGGAGACTCGCCTTACATCCATTAGCACCAACAATTTGGAAACTCCTTTTGACTTTACCGAAAACTAggaaagataaataaaaaaattcattgtcGAACTACTATCATCGATTACCCCTCGATTCACATTCGTTTACAAGCAATGGCGATCTTTGATCTCAAACATATCTGCCACAAAAACCGGCTCACTGGACAGTTCTTGTCCTATCCGACTCAGGAGCATATTCTTTTTCTCCTCACTCCATTGACCAACACCaacaagaagaacttcaagtgAAAAGTGTTTATATTCCTTGGAACATGAATGCATCCGTTAATCCTTACAAGATTTGATTCTTGAGATCTTGTAACAGGTTGTTACTTATGCATGCCTATGAGGATTTGTTCTTGTCAAATGATGAATTTTGTTGGGTGTCTTTCTCCTTGATTGCCTCTTCCATTTATAGACGATGGGTCTATCTTCAACTTGTATTCTCCACGTTTTCTTTTAGCGCCCAAGTCttcattcaaatttgatttaaaatgcTCTCCATTCCCTCTAAAAACGGTTGCAAAGGTCTTCAAACTGCCACTTGACTTGGTCTTCTCGGAAAACTTTTCTCCTTCCACGTTTGACGTTTGTTGATGTAGATTGTGGCTAACTTCTGGATAATGGGCTCCTGCTTTTGTGCAACATGAATTAGTGCTTCGGAATAATTTACTCAGATGATTCATTGAAAACATAACCAATTTCTCTCATGAAACGGGACTCTAATGACACCATTCGATGGTTTTAAGAGTTAATTAGCTGTTGTGCTTAATTATCATCTTAATACCTATCATTTGATGACCAAACATGGTTGTTTCCAATCTAAACGATGCCGTATAGTACTGAAATAACATCGTAATTAAACCCTTCGATTCTCTGTTTCTTAAGCTTAATTACGACGTGTTTTGATTGGATCATGCACTATTTATTGTCAAGTGTAATTTTCTTATTGGGTGGtatattttaggatgtaaacaAGTGTGAATTTAGAATTGGTTAATAATTCATCAATCTCAATATTAAGGTTTATTTAGATTTATGCATTTTTATAGGGCAATGCCCATGGCCGCAACTGATAGTTTCAACCATCATTAGAAGTTTGGAAGAGATTGACACGAGATGGAAATATCAATGGAGCAATCGAAGGCAGTGCAGATTGTCCTATATGTAGTTTGGCAACGTTTATGTAATTGATAGTTTAGTTATTGTAAGATGATTTTCTACTTCTTGTTTTGGAAAACATGGTCTTTTTGTTGAATTCTCTATGCAAGAAGGTATTTTCTCTTCAGTTTCTGTAGGTTGAGCACtattttcaagaaaatataGAATAACAGGAACATTtaacaattttgaaaacaaaccaagaaagAGAATATCGAGAACTCTCTAAGAGCAAGCAGGAAAAAAAGATACTTTTGTCGTGTTGGTACTTAACTGTAAAAATGGTTCCTCCATCGCTCTTGCAGCATGCCCCCGTTCGGGCTATACGGCTTTCGTAATACATGAAGCAGCTGAGCGATAGATCTTCGATCGCTATATTCTTGCGATAGCGAGACCTTTTAGTcttattcttttgttttcaaacaGTGATCATTCATTAGGCCGGCCCGACCAAACATGGAAAGGCCGGTCCAGGCAAGCTAGATTATGGAACTATTCTGACCGAATTGGGTCTAATGGAACAAGATCTTGATCTCAATAAGGAATTGGAATCTGGAATGTGGTGACGACGGAGATCAAAGAATACCAATCGTAATATTGATTTGAGATGGTATCTTCTGGAATGTGGTGTTGTGCTATTGCTATTGTGATGGTGATTATCTTCCGTCTCCCTcccctgttttttttctttcctatcTTAAGCAATTTATGAAGTATTAAAGATTTAATTCTAATTGGACACGAATTCCAATTACCAAAAAAGAGTTGGGCTCTGCTTATGAGTAGCTGGAAAAGACGATTTTCTATATTTTGAGATTTATCATATCATAATTAAGTATAGAAATCATGCGATCGTTAAAATGAAACTAAAGATAATTATATGCAACAATGGGTGGGTAAGGTATaggataaatttttctttaGTTCCTGAAATGCAAATGTAAATAATACTACTCCATATGCTTTGCCAAGGAGCATCGGCTTCAGCAACAAACAACCATCTATAGAAGGCTCACTGTATCTAATTTGTGGTCAATGCTTAGATCTTGCCGTGTGCTCGGTGAGACAAAAAGTAGATTTAGCCCAATGGTAGAGTGATTTGGATCTCGTAGTTGCGTTATTTGATGGGAGTCTACTTATCTTTTAAAGTATCTATTTTGCGTGAAAATATGAAGAGGAAGGTTAAATGTCATTCATACAATTACACTTTTGTCATGGGTCTTGTTTTCTCCcgttaaaaagaataaaaatttggCCCAACTCTCATGTGGTATTCAAATGAAAGGCTATGAGATAATAAACTGTTCCGATACCAATAAGTATCTATCGGCCGGATTACATTAGCCCTCCACCACTGATTTAACTACCAAGATTTGAACCCAAACATTGAGCAATAAAAGTCTAATAGTTACTCTCTAAACTAACCAATTGTCAATTTGTCATCGGTATGTGGGATTAATGGAAACATAAGTGAGAGAAACTCCACTGGGCTGGTAGCTAAATCCTCTAATTTCGCCAAAGTTTGatgtcaaattttgacaaaGCCATTCCTGTGGtccagtttttcattttttttcttcttttgtctaGTTTACAAGACAATTGACTTCATTCTTTGAATGGTTTGCCACCAAATCAAAGGAATATATGCATCAAACTAATTCTGCAGTCAAATTCAAGCTCCTTGAAAAGGCCTCAAAGTGGCTCTTGCTCTGGCCTTTATGTTGTAAATTTAGCAACAATAAGATAAGATTCTTGAAAAGAACAACCAATTTATTGATGGATATAATTTTGTGGCTAATATATATCATtataggaaattgatattcgcggtTCACTTTTTACCGATGGCGCTTCAATTTAACGTGAAGTTAGTAGTAACTTCATAAACAAAGTATAACACCATCAGTAAAAAatgagcgcgaatatcaatttcctataATGATATATATTAGCCACAAAATTAGAAGCATAGGATTCCAATCTCAAGAAAACTAAACTTAGATGTCTAAAGACAATGTAATAAATGAAGCTAAAAACTAGATAGAAAGATGGACTAAATCATCACAACATTCTCCAGCTTCTTCTCTCTTCCTTGCTATCTACTGCCTATTCCTCTTCAAACTTCGCTTCTTTTGTGTTCCTTGAGCTCCCTTTGCTTCAGGATCTAAGTAATCCCATGTACTATCCTCTTTTCCCTTTATCATTTTCCGTGGAGAGGCTGAAAGAAAGTGTTCCACATATGTTGCTATCCCACTTCGCTCCTCGTTTTCCCACGTGTAGTCTTTAGGCTCAACTAAACTTTCCTCATACGCCATTGCTGCCATTGTGCAACTGGATGGATCTCTTGGAACAGCCCTGCAGAAATCACCATTAGAATTGTACGCGTTAACACGTCCCCCACCATACCCAGTGTGTTCGCTCATTAGAACTTCACCATCTTTTGTACAACATAACAGCTGGATTATACTACTAACCCTGAAGGTCGAACTAATGACAAACCTAACATTCCATGATTTTTGCACACCGTATGCCTCCATCACCCATACTTGGGTTTTGCGTTGGCGATGACGAATCATACAGAGGCATCCATCCAAAACTCCCAACCCaagcaaaataaatttattCCGATCCTCAGGCAGCTTTGGCATTGGTACCTTCTTGAATTCATCCACCCGGGGATCAAAGGAAATGATACAATGGGTCAAAACATAGTCAGTGTTACGGGCAAACCAATGAAGTTGTCCATTCAAAATTGGGCCTGAATGGACTGCGCCAGTATTAGAAGGGAAGCATACCTCTTTCCAATATTTTCGTCGAAAATTCCCTACCATTGTGAATTTACCGTCACTGGGATCAAAAGGACATAAAGCCATGATGGCCTTGTACCCATTAGTAGAGGAATCATAACAAAGCCCAGAAGTAATTGGAGAACGAACCGTCAACTGATGGTACGACAAGACCTTCTTGAAATACCCATTTAGTGGATTCCATAAATACAAATCCACCTTAATCCCCAAAAGAAACAACCCATTACACGAACCATAGATGTGAACTAAACCATGACGGACATCCAGATTTTCCCATGGTGTTTGAACCTTTTCCACCGAGCATTGTTGGGCTATGGATTGAAAGGACAAGGATCTATCATACAAGTGGGACATAACAAGAACCTTTTGCCTTTTTGATAGGGTTATTAAGTTTGAGTCGGAGATCAAAGAAGACCACTCTTTGGAAACGCACCTTAATCGACAGAGAGAATCATGGGTTAGTCTTGATAGAATTTCGAGGATGATTTCTTGTGGGATGTTTGGAAAATTGTTTGGTTCTGATTTTGATCTGATCTCCAAGTGCCTTTTCTTacgtcttcttcctcttcctccgcGCTCCATTCTCGTCGGGAACTGTTAAGGGAGACTAGGATTTTCAATGCTTGTGTTCGCTTCAATTATAGGTTTCCGGATCCGTCGTCTAAATTCCTcacaaatgaaaaattattccaTGTGGTGTGCCAATACACTAAGCGGTAAAATCATTTTGCGGTAAAGCATTGTGATGCTTGTTCTCTTATATCGTGATTATTCAAATAAGTTAATAGGAGGtcttagggaaaatttcaaaaaaaaaactcctacaTCTACCTCGCGAAATCTACAAACCCCCTCCatcttttttgaagttttgatgTCTCCCATTTTTAAGATTAACGGAAAAACTCCTACAAAAAATTGATCTGTCATTGGGTGGGAACAACTCCTCCATATCCGCCCATTGGATGGGTTGTATCAAATGGAGCTTTTTACTCAAACGACTAAAATTATGAGGGCGGGCTAGGGCTCTATGGCCTTGGGATTGGGGTTCGATCTCTTCTgtctcaaaatttttttgtGCTTCTGTGCTGCGGGATTTTTCGATCGTTTGATtgagttattattattattttttatattttgaaactaACGGCCTAAAAATTCCTTGGCATAGAGGATCAAATGGCCAGAAAATCCCTAGACACATGAATTTTCGGCACGGATGATTGTGGCTTGGGGCTGGAGAGTGGAGATGAtgttaccttctttttaaataGAACGCCAACCCAATACGAGGCATGAGGTGATGAGGGGCCATGGCCAAAGCACCACCACTGAAACATCCAAGCTCCCATCAACCACTTAAAACATCATCACCACCGTGGCGGCAGCCATGTCCAACGACAGAACCCTTCCCCAGGAGATCCTCACCGATGTGCTCTCTCAGCTACCCGCCAAATCCCTTTGCCGATTCAACTCTGTTTCTCCCTCCTGGAATTTCCTAATCTTTGCCACACAACCCACCTCAATTGAACCAACATCGAAAACACTCAATATCTCTATCCGAATAAGATCATTATGTCCACCTATCACGATCGCCGACATAAATCAAACAGCTACAAAGCTTGATTTTTCTACGGCGAAACAACATGACACCGTTGAGTGGGTCAGGGTATGGGGCTCCTGTGATGATTTGCTTCTCGTTTCCGATGAAGGTAACTCCAACTTCATCTTGTTGAATCC is a window encoding:
- the LOC131313802 gene encoding F-box/kelch-repeat protein At3g06240-like — protein: MSDGGALPQEIITVILSRLPFKSLSRFKCVSPSWKTLISSPHFAQTRLNRTKATHRPRKAILFTSSFDLYSLDFSDANLTPERLDHPPFNHMSVDSRSVSSCNGLVLVSDEGFVNFLFNPSTSEWKELPSAFPSPFPQYSSVDVFYPPGLGYVSYPVDYKVVMPFFKQRRNANDADTTIVAVYSLKNNAWRTIQDFPYDPVGRGRGVCFNEHLHLLCGRTGGLDYSEVVAFDLADEIFREVELPASYDDTEYRGHDMVVLEGCLCLLVWSKSD
- the LOC131317184 gene encoding F-box/kelch-repeat protein At3g23880-like, translated to MERGGRGRRRKKRHLEIRSKSEPNNFPNIPQEIILEILSRLTHDSLCRLRCVSKEWSSLISDSNLITLSKRQKVLVMSHLYDRSLSFQSIAQQCSVEKVQTPWENLDVRHGLVHIYGSCNGLFLLGIKVDLYLWNPLNGYFKKVLSYHQLTVRSPITSGLCYDSSTNGYKAIMALCPFDPSDGKFTMVGNFRRKYWKEVCFPSNTGAVHSGPILNGQLHWFARNTDYVLTHCIISFDPRVDEFKKVPMPKLPEDRNKFILLGLGVLDGCLCMIRHRQRKTQVWVMEAYGVQKSWNVRFVISSTFRVSSIIQLLCCTKDGEVLMSEHTGYGGGRVNAYNSNGDFCRAVPRDPSSCTMAAMAYEESLVEPKDYTWENEERSGIATYVEHFLSASPRKMIKGKEDSTWDYLDPEAKGAQGTQKKRSLKRNRQ